In Musa acuminata AAA Group cultivar baxijiao chromosome BXJ2-10, Cavendish_Baxijiao_AAA, whole genome shotgun sequence, a genomic segment contains:
- the LOC135581616 gene encoding E3 ubiquitin-protein ligase AIRP2-like codes for MFQSQLARPPSLRGSLKALEADINHANTLADAIQRAYGGACLQMRLSCSPLAPFFLFLMQWLDCTCSYSLPSYLGLFQILVYKVYVDGMTTVSTFERRASIREFYAIIYPSLQQIKGNIVEREQSKEKGRDKYLVGRKRMEEPKKLFDEDFDRDDECGICLEVCTKMVLPSCSHAMCIKCYRDWNVRSQSCPFCRGSIKRVRSRDLWVLTNKSEVVDTMTLERDNLRRFYRYIDSLPLIIPDSLFLVYYDYVV; via the exons ATGTTTCAGAGCCAGCTTGCCAGGCCACCATCCCTCAGAGGTTCCCTTAAAGCTCTTGAAGCTGACATAAACCATGCCAACACCtt GGCAGATGCCATTCAAAGAGCTTATGGTGGTGCCTGTCTCCAGATGAGGCTGTCCTGTAGTCCTTTGgcacccttcttcctcttcctaatGCAATGGCTGGACTGCACTTGTTCTTACAGCCTACCAAGTTATTTAGGGCTTTTCCAAATACTTGTCTACAAG GTTTATGTTGATGGTATGACAACAGTATCTACGTTCGAAAGACGGGCCAGCATCAGAGAGTTCTATG CTATTATATATCCTTcccttcaacaaattaaaggcaaCATAGTGGAAAGAGAACAATCTAAAGAGAAAGGCCGAGATAAATATCTAGTTGGcagaaaaagaatggaagaaccgAAGAAGCTTTTCGATGAGGATTTTGACAGAGACGACGAATGTGGGATTTGCCTGGAGGTTTGCACCAAAATGGTCCTGCCGAGCTGCAGCCATGCTATGTGTATAAAATGCTACCGCGACTG GAATGTGAGATCTCAGTCCTGCCCCTTCTGTAGAGGAAGCATAAAAAGAGTGCGTTCAAGAGACTTATGGGTGCTTACAAACAAGAGTGAGGTGGTCGACACCATGACTTTAGAAAGGGATAACCTGAGGCGCTTCTATCGCTATATAGATAGCTTGCCACTGATCATTCCAGACAGCCTTTTCTTGGTTTATTATGATTATGTAGTATAA